From a single Agrobacterium tumefaciens genomic region:
- a CDS encoding outer membrane lipoprotein carrier protein LolA produces the protein MKPPPFMRTIAAMKENRMNDLTTGETATASAPENGMTRRGVLTAFSMAAVMAGLSPLDAFAQAAGNGATAQKIANHFSSVKTMMGEFVQFGPRGEQTGGKFYIERPGKLRFNYEDPSPMRVIADGKNVVIGNMKLKTWDLYPLSKTPLSLLLSDKIDLGNQKVRNVKEESDLTTIVLGDKSIFGDSTITLMFDPKTFDLRQWTTTDAQNKDTTVMIFNVQTGVNLDERVFSINYEEVRKRG, from the coding sequence ATGAAGCCGCCGCCTTTTATGCGGACAATCGCTGCGATGAAGGAGAACAGAATGAACGACCTCACCACCGGCGAAACGGCCACTGCAAGCGCACCTGAAAACGGGATGACGCGGCGTGGCGTGCTGACGGCATTTTCCATGGCCGCGGTCATGGCGGGCCTGTCGCCGCTTGACGCTTTTGCCCAGGCAGCCGGCAATGGCGCAACCGCGCAGAAAATCGCCAATCACTTCTCGTCGGTCAAAACCATGATGGGCGAATTTGTGCAGTTTGGCCCGCGCGGCGAACAGACCGGCGGCAAATTTTACATCGAACGGCCGGGCAAGCTTCGCTTCAATTATGAAGACCCCTCGCCCATGCGGGTCATCGCCGATGGCAAGAATGTCGTTATCGGCAACATGAAGCTGAAGACCTGGGATCTTTATCCGCTGTCCAAGACCCCTCTCAGCCTGCTTCTGTCCGACAAGATCGATCTCGGTAACCAGAAGGTCCGGAACGTGAAGGAAGAATCGGACCTGACCACCATCGTTTTGGGCGACAAGAGCATCTTCGGCGATTCCACCATCACCCTGATGTTCGACCCGAAAACCTTCGATCTACGGCAATGGACGACGACCGACGCGCAGAACAAGGACACCACCGTCATGATCTTCAACGTGCAGACGGGCGTGAACCTCGATGAGCGCGTCTTCAGCATCAACTATGAGGAAGTGCGCAAGCGCGGCTGA
- a CDS encoding exodeoxyribonuclease III, with amino-acid sequence MSFSITTWNINSVRLRMPIVEQFLVRYKPDILCLQETKCPNGEFPMKPLKALGYEHVIIHGQKGYHGVAIASKIPLTEDHRQDYCGIGDARHISAIFQVGSRRVRLHNFYVPAGGDEPDRSINPKFGHKLDFIEEMKALRADGVPGTSSILVGDLNIAPFENDVWSHKQLLKIVSHTPVETEGMLDIMKQGNWLDLMRLNVPETEKIYTWWSYRAKDWEAANRGRRLDHIWSSQDLGASLEKIDILQEARGWNRPSDHVPVTAHFRF; translated from the coding sequence ATGTCGTTTTCGATAACCACCTGGAACATCAACTCTGTCAGGCTGAGAATGCCGATCGTTGAGCAGTTTCTGGTGCGTTACAAACCCGACATTCTATGTCTGCAGGAAACGAAATGCCCGAATGGCGAGTTTCCGATGAAACCGCTGAAGGCACTGGGTTACGAGCACGTCATCATCCACGGCCAGAAGGGCTATCATGGTGTGGCGATCGCCTCGAAAATTCCGCTGACCGAAGATCACCGACAGGACTATTGCGGTATTGGCGATGCACGTCACATCTCCGCGATTTTTCAGGTCGGATCTCGCCGCGTGCGGCTGCATAATTTCTACGTTCCAGCCGGTGGCGACGAGCCGGATCGGTCGATCAATCCGAAATTCGGCCACAAACTCGATTTCATTGAGGAAATGAAGGCGCTGCGCGCCGATGGCGTACCCGGCACTTCGTCCATCCTTGTCGGCGATCTCAACATCGCGCCATTTGAAAACGACGTTTGGTCACACAAACAACTTCTTAAGATCGTCAGCCACACGCCTGTCGAAACCGAAGGCATGCTTGATATCATGAAGCAGGGCAACTGGCTTGATCTGATGCGCCTGAACGTGCCGGAGACGGAAAAGATCTATACGTGGTGGAGCTACCGCGCCAAGGATTGGGAGGCGGCCAATCGTGGCCGGCGTCTCGATCATATCTGGTCGTCGCAGGATCTCGGCGCTTCGCTGGAAAAAATCGACATATTGCAGGAGGCCCGCGGCTGGAACCGGCCATCGGACCACGTTCCGGTTACAGCCCATTTCCGGTTCTGA
- a CDS encoding cyclic nucleotide-binding domain-containing protein, translating into MALTDDIMLLGQVPLFAGFSDDQLRLIAFGAERRRVSAGQTLFREHSPAECAFAVTSGHFELFTAGRDGKPELQATPGKGALLSELALFTLCERKFTAVAAEDSEVIRITRILFHRLVEEFPEVADIVSARIRDNIAALAAGAARLQNRFV; encoded by the coding sequence ATGGCCTTGACGGATGATATCATGCTGCTGGGGCAAGTGCCGTTGTTTGCGGGGTTCAGCGACGACCAGTTGCGGCTCATCGCCTTCGGTGCGGAACGCCGTCGGGTATCGGCGGGCCAGACATTGTTCCGGGAGCATTCGCCGGCGGAATGCGCCTTCGCGGTGACATCAGGCCATTTCGAGCTCTTTACGGCGGGGCGGGATGGAAAACCCGAACTGCAGGCGACACCCGGAAAGGGAGCGCTGCTTTCGGAACTTGCCCTTTTCACCCTCTGCGAAAGGAAATTCACCGCCGTTGCGGCGGAGGATTCCGAAGTCATCCGGATAACGCGCATCCTCTTTCACCGGCTGGTGGAGGAGTTTCCGGAAGTTGCCGATATCGTGTCGGCACGCATCCGTGACAATATCGCCGCGCTCGCGGCGGGTGCGGCCCGTTTACAGAACCGCTTCGTTTGA
- a CDS encoding response regulator transcription factor has product MTARTILLVDDDDDLRETLTEQLSPYEEFSLLSGANAAQAMQTAKTAQVDLLIMDVGLPDMDGREAVKLLRKGGFKAPIIMLTGHDTDSDTILGLEAGANDYVTKPFRFAVLLARIRAQLRQYEQSEDAVFTVGPYQFKPSQKLLTTEDGKKIRLTEKEAAIIRYLYRAGSAVVTRDVLLEEVWGYNSGVTTHTLETHVYRLRQKIERDPSNAEILVTENGGYKIVP; this is encoded by the coding sequence ATGACGGCTCGCACTATCCTTCTGGTGGACGATGACGACGATCTTCGGGAGACGCTGACCGAGCAATTGTCTCCCTATGAGGAATTCTCACTGTTGAGCGGTGCAAATGCCGCGCAGGCGATGCAGACCGCCAAGACCGCCCAGGTTGACCTCCTCATCATGGATGTCGGCCTTCCGGACATGGACGGCCGAGAGGCCGTGAAGCTGTTGCGCAAGGGCGGCTTCAAAGCGCCGATCATCATGCTGACCGGCCATGACACCGATTCCGACACGATCCTCGGGCTTGAAGCGGGCGCCAATGATTATGTGACGAAGCCGTTCCGCTTCGCGGTGCTTCTGGCGCGCATCCGGGCGCAGCTGCGTCAATATGAACAGAGTGAGGATGCGGTTTTCACCGTTGGCCCCTATCAGTTCAAGCCCAGCCAGAAGCTGCTAACGACCGAAGACGGCAAGAAAATCCGGTTGACGGAAAAGGAAGCGGCGATCATCCGTTATCTCTACCGCGCCGGCAGCGCCGTGGTTACCCGCGACGTTCTGCTGGAAGAGGTCTGGGGTTATAATTCCGGTGTAACGACGCACACGCTCGAAACACATGTGTATCGTCTGCGTCAGAAGATCGAGCGGGATCCTTCCAATGCCGAGATTCTGGTCACCGAGAATGGTGGCTACAAGATCGTTCCCTGA